GAGGGATTGCAGGAGGCCCTGAAGGCAACCGAGGCCTTGCGGCCTGGGGCGCAGACAGAACTGGACTCGCAAACAATTGAGGGGATAGCAGATGGTGTACCCTCATGCTCTTTACCATACGACCAAGTACTGAAGTCTCCCCTTGTTGATCTTGCTGCCTCAACAGGTTTGCTCGCTAGCAAGTCAGCGGTTAAGCGGCTTATTAAGCAAGGTGGTCTCTACTTAAATAACACCAAGATTGATAGCGAGGATAAGTTGATCGAGGAAAGTGATATAGTTGACGGGAAGGTGCTGCTGCTATCTGCTGGAAAGAAGAACAAGATGGTTGTGCGTATATCTTGATTGTTCTAACTTGTTTGTGGTTCTTCATATTTTTACCGACAAGGAGAAGAAGTAACAGCACGAGCTCTGTATTCAGATTAGCTGTCGGCGAACATACAAATTGCTTTATTGGAAAATGCTATACCAATTTTTTTGTTACCTAATCCTTTTATCAGAGCTTTTGGTGTGTTATGCTGGTTGCTGCTAGTGGCATTGGTTTGTTTTGTCATGTTATGAGATCAATTTCTCCCGCCATCCAAGGGGTTGGATATTCTTGCTTGGTTGGCTTTTGAGTTTGGATTAGTGCCAGTTTGTGTGTCAGTATCTTTGGTGGTGCAATCCTTTTGACATTTCTTGTACTGCAGCCACTGCTTCAGTTTCTCTCAAGTCTCAGCAACCCCACATTCACTATCTGGTGACATCGCTGAAAGTTTTGTGTTCCGAGAAAATATAGTACTACATAATAAGGAtcatagaccaaattatctgcaAATCCATGTAAGTTGCAGGTTGCTGGGGCGTCATCAATCAATGTGGTTGTTGGTACAATTTCCTAATGTCTGCTTTTCGTTGAATTGAGGGTTTCTTCCTGCCATGGGCTTAAGGGGAGCTCATCCTATTGAATATTTAAGTTGAAAGCTCTAATTAGCACTACTACGTGTCTGCAGTTGTACCATACAGATATGTTTCAATACCAACAGAGAGGAACTTGTGTGAAACCAATGTTGTATTCGTATGCACTAACATTGAAGAGATATTTCCTATCTATTTATTTGAGGGGCTTTACAAACGGATATGCGATTGAAATACATGTACAGAACGTGGGGGTTGAGATAGTTTATGGATTGTATTGTAAGAAAAGGTTATGTAGTGTATCTGTGGGTTCCTGCGGAACTAAGCCAGGGAATGAAAATACATGTGAACTAATGGTGTATGCAGAATGTTTTCATTTATTTGCGGATTCAAAGAGATAAGTACTAGTAGTACAATACATGTAACATGATTGCgtttgttttgttttctttttggaTTGCGTTAGAGACGAAACTTATTTGCATAGGCAGTTGCTTCCAAGGGGTTTTGTTTGTGGTTGTGCCTGACGGCGACCAGAAGGTTGCTGCAAACGGAAACCATACGGCTGCAGCAAGCAACCCCGGGTCGGGGTCCAACAAGAGGCTTAACTCGATTATTATTCCGCTTGGCTCCCCCTCTCCATCAGAGTCCTCTGCACTCCACGCCACGCCACGCAGAtataggaggaggagaggagatacTCCTGCGCAAGAAAGAAGTTgaaggggggagagagagagagagtcattATCCAGTACTGAATCCTGAATCCCGCTTGCTTTTTATTCCAGGGCACTGCTCCCCGACGGGTTTCCTTGCCCCGTCTGTTCGTGATCCAAAACCCCGACGAGCTCGCTCGCCTGGTCCTGCTGTTACGCCCGCCTCCAGGACATGGCCAAGCCACGGCGGAGCAGATTCTCCTTTGCTGGGTACAGAGCTACACATCGATATCACATCCGCCATAGTTTTGCTTggcttgttcttctttggtttctttTTTCGCCATTGACCCTGCGTGTCTGTAATGGAACTTGTTTCTTGGTTCTTGGCTAGGTGGGGCGGCTGCTTCGGAGGCAAAGCTCGGGGGAAGGTGCTAGCCGAGGTAGGAATCGCTGACTCGCTGTACCTATGGTTTTCTTTTGTTTCATGTTTCATGGAGCATTAGAGCTGAGATGATCGATGGTTTGGGGTTGCAGGAAGAGTACCCGGTGAAGCTCCACATCTACGATCTCAGCCAGGGGATGGCGCGGCAGCTCTCGACGACAGGCCTCGGCAAGCCTATCGACGCAATCTGGTGAGCATCCATGAATCTTGGACATTGTTTTTCTTCCTCCTGGCCGGCATGAGCCGAATATTGTTCAAGTCATGAACACGGCATGGCCGCGTCCCACTTTTGCTCTAGGTTAGTCACATCGTAGTTGCCGTGCAAACTCCCTGATGATGTCAAGTTTGGTTAGCTACGTACGCATGCCGTTTTCAACATGTCAACGCATGTTTACCTCTCTGAATAGTTGTTTTAAGCGTACTGCTCGTTCTTTGGAGTCTTGGAGAACTGATAGGTGGACTCTGTCTGTAGCATGTATTTCAGGAGCACGCTTGTCCCTGCACAATGCATATTCTATACCCAACAAACTAGAAACTGCAGTCTTCTTCTACAAACGCTGAGGTTTTGGCGTTGACTCTGTTTCGCATATACATCAGCTGTCATTTTGTAGCATCTGCTGGTTATACAGTGCATCCACAAGAATCTGGTGGCATCATTTTGTTTCATATTCCTGCTCATCAGTTCTCTGAAAAACCCTTGCACCAAATTTTTCACTATAAAAACTATGCATACTATACATTGCACAAGATGAAACTCCAGGCGTTCCCTCAAGTTGCGGGAATCCGATTAATCACCTTCACTGGTGCGCTTAATAAATTACAAATATCACAACCTCCACTCTTGATATTGCTGACAATATCATCACAGGCATACAGGGGTGGTGGTTTATGGCAAAGAGTATTACTTTGGTGGAGGCATCCAACAAGATAACCCTAGAAGAACACCATACGGGACCCCTGTCCGAGTAGAAGATTTCGGGGTCACACATGTTGCCAAGGAGGCCTTTGAGGACTTCCTGCTGGAGATTGGGCCGCGCTACACTCCTGAGACCTATAGTATCCTCAACAACAACTGCAACCACTTCAGCAATGAGGCGGTGAAGTTCCTTGTTAGTTCCACGGTTCCAGCTTACATCCTCGACCAGCCTAAAGAAGCGATGAACACCCCGATTGGTGCCTTGATACGTAAGTACTCTTCCTCTTGTTAGCCGTTCCCGGTTAAGAATTTGAATTTTGCAGCAACCGTCATGTACCAATGGAAATTTTGCTCTTTGATTTTCCAGTGCCGATGATTCAGGGGCTGGAGACAACATTGAGAGCTGGAGTTGCTCCCCAGCCTTCCCAGTTTGTGCCTGCTCCTGCAGCAGCGATGCAAACACAGCCATCCTCAGATAAAATTCAGATCCAGTCGAAATCAGTCGATGCTGACAAAACAGGTGATGGCAAGAAAACTGGCGATGGCAATGAGATCATCCCACCTACGGCGCAACCTACTCCAGAAGCAGAGAAGCAGGAGCAACCTTCCATGAATAGCGTCAAGAGCCAGTCGAGATCAATCTCTGCTGACAAAACAAGCATTGCGAAAGCAATGGATGATGACAGCGGGATTATTCCACCAACAGCACAACCTGATCCGACAACAGCAAAGCAGACAGAACCTACCTCTGATAGCATTCAGATCCAGACAACGGAAGATGAAAGTGGGGTCATCATCCCACCCGCTGTGCAACCAGTAGCAGAAGCAGCAACGGTGGCACAGGACCCCCTCGTGGTGGCAAAGAACCAGGTGCAAGAAGAGATAAAGCTGGAGTTCGCAGCCATCATGGCGACAGGTGCCACAAAGGCCGGTGAGGCGGCGGCCCTCGCAATGCGGAGGGTCATGGAGCGGCACGGGCTGCGGCGCACCGCCATTGTGCAGTGAGGGTAGAACAACTATACTCTTGTACACAGAGAAGGAAGCTGAAGGTGCAATTCTACCATGTCAAATACACTTGTCTGCTTAAGGTGCACACGGTTATGGTCCTGTGGACGATCCGGGATCACCTTTCCTAGGTTAGTTTACAGCCAAACAATGTATAGTGATGTGGAACATCCAAACTGCGAGCATGCTCTTCTTACATATGACTGGTATGCTATTGCTGATACCCAGAACAACATCTACCATATCAAACGGAAGAATTAAGCGACGAAAAAACTACTAGCACTCCGAGATTTAATCCTAGGGAATcactggatcaaaagaaaaattcgATCCAGCAATAATTGATGAACACAAACACTAGTAGCGTGAACCACATGAAGGCAATACTATACTGCAATGGCATCATCATTGGGAACATAACTTGTACAGATCTCATCATTCTCTGATCATTAGCACCAAATTCTACTTAGTAGTTAGTACATCATAGGCTTAAGCTGTAACTAATCAGACTCGAGACGACCAGAAGGGATTTATCTACACTTACACAAATCAACGCCTTCGCCGGCGGCCTCCTCACCTCGTCGTCGCCCACGCCGCGAGTTGCGCCGGGTTCACCACTCCGGGCACGCGGGCGCCGCCGCCCTGCACCAGCGCGGCCACGGCCTCGTACCGCGCTGCGTGCCCCAGGCCCTGGGTCGCCTCGGAGCCCGTGTCCGGCCCACCGGGCCCGCGCCTCTCTCCCAGGACCGTGCCGCGCGCGAGGAACTCGTGCGCGAGGTACCCGGCCAGGAGTCTGTTGCCGCCGCTGCCGGCGGCGGACGGATCGGGTGGGCTCGCCGAGGTGGCGGCGTCGCTGCATTTCCGCTTCCTCCCGGACCCCGGTGGGGCCTCCATGTCCGCCGTGTCGATGGTGTGACAGGAAATCGCTTCGTGGAGACGGGCAGAGGAAGAGAAGGAGGTCAGTGTGGAATTGTCGACGACCATTCCACACTATACTCCCCAAAATATTTCGTAATTTTAGATATTGAAAAAATTAAATTCTCCTGGAAATCAAAGATGATCAAGTACATATAAAATTATTTGGGCAAGAAATAGTGAACGCTCCGTATCATAGCTTATgacatttatttatttatttttgctcATAGCTTAAGGCGTGACCCCAGCTGTGTCGATAGATCCCCAATTTGCCCCTCCTCTCCGTTCTCCTCGTTCTCAAAAGGGCTCACCAGAGTTAAGGCCCCACATTTTTGCTTCCGTCTTCCGGGCAATAGTTAAGTTGGCGCATCCATCCTCATATAGCTCATCAAGACCAAGGATTTCTCCTTCACTTCTGCACTGCCTCTCTCATGTTCTTCCTTCCCTTTCCTCGTGAGCATAATCGTTCAGCTGATGAGCTCGCTCAAGTCCATGTTCTCTTATAGGATCTCGAAATTTTGAGTTTCAAACTCTCTTTGCCTCCATCTACCCATCTGATCTGGATCTTCACCTTGTGATTCGGGACTAATCCATGGCAAACCAATCTTCCAATGGATGATAAACCGTTTCCTCCCCgattgggcataaaatttcattgTGGATTGCCAATTCCATTGATGGCACGCGCGTACAAGAGCGAGAGAGAATCATGCTCGGAAAGCAAGAGAGGGCGATGAGGCGAGCTAGAAACGAGGAGTTCAAGCGAGTAAAGTGAGGCAATTAAGGAGCAGGTTTATGCCGTGCATGCAGGGGCAactttggaaggtttttggttgccCATCGTCTCCTTAATAACCACACTGGAAGATTTGCGCCTTAAGCTATGATACAGTGATATGGAAATGGGGCGTTTCGATTTTGTTATTTTTACCTAGGATTCAATGATAGTAGTTCACTTGGGAAATATTTTTTATACAAGTACAATACTTGATCACCTTTGCTTCCAAAATGTATTCGATTTTTATAAACCTTTTTTCAATGACTTTTTTTTGCATTCATTGGGTGTGTTGGCACCCATGTGTGTGAATCTACTTTCCTGAGAAATGGTCCATTTTAACCTCGTGGAGCGAGAGGTCAAGAGACATTTACCATTTTTTTTGGGATATTTAACTATCACAAATAATAGAAAGCTGCAAAAAAACGCCCAACCCAAAATATTAGAGGTCCTTTTCCATGTATCATTTCATATGGTGCCACTCAGATATGATCCTTATCTTAAAATAATTTTAGGATAATATACAAACTTAGATGGATCAAACCGCAGCATATACTTTGATCTTTTGTTGCAACATTGATACATTTCTCTTGAAATGTCCTAGAGTGGCTATGCCCTAGCTTATTAAGCTTAAAAAGGAACACGTCCAATCTGTTGTCAATAATATGATATTGGCATGGAGGGTTATCCCTACATTGAAAATATTATATAGTTCTTAAATCCTATAGCTAGTACCCCGCTTACCAAAAGAATGTGATAAGTTCCAAAGTCGGATATCCAAAACAGATTATTTTTCAACGGCGGTACTGGAAATTCTCATAAAAGTTTTGTTCTCGGGAATCCACAAAGGTGGAGTGTTTACTCTTGGGTCGTACAGAGCCAATATGATATAGATCATACAAGGTGTTTGTGTTTCAAGTGATTCTATGTAGAGTTTATCATTAAGTAAAAAACAAACAAACATAATAAGATTGATATGGCTCTTAATAGAGCCAACTATATTCTCTCTAGACTTGTCAATTTCATTCTATTTACATTTATCTCGTCATCCATAAGTGACCATCTTAGGTGGACATATTGAGAGATAACGTTGTAGACACACTTAGAAAATATATTTTACATCTTGTAGATTCCTATCAAAGGGAGTGTAATAATCTTATATTTCTCTCTTTttaaaccaagatgtaccaaaatGATGACGAACATATTTAGAAATGCCCAGTAATTTTGAACACAGATGTCCCAACCCACTTTGGTCTACCTCTATATCGAGGTATCGTGGGGACAAAAGATATGAAGGTAGATCAGCAAATCTTATGTATCGACCTATTTGGAATTTGATATGAAGGTAACCAACAAAGTATCAAGACACACAAAAAAATGTGGTGCAAAAGATACATTCCATTGTAAACAAAGGCAAACCCCGTCAAAGTCCTAAGTAAGTTGTGGCAAAATTCAACTTTATGGCAGATAGTGGAGTTCATCTGCCTCTAAACTTGGCTATATTTGGAATGATGTGGTATGGGCGTATTTGTTACGTGAATAGTTGTGACGTACAACATATTTAATATGAAAATGCTTGGCGTCCAACACCACTAATTTAGCTGATAAATTTTACTTGCATTTTGTCGATTTTTATGTGACACATTACGACTTatcaccctagtttttacaacacGCTCTGTAACATGTAAATTTGGGCAAACAATATTGTGAATTGAGTTTCGAGATCTAGTCTATGTGATTTCGACATCTAGTCTATGTGATTTTAAGGCTGAACTCTCTGTGCAGCAACTTACAGTCCATTACTGTAAAGTTTACATAATCCAGAATTTGTAATTTTAAGCAATAACACTGTAATTTTAGCCTTAAAATCATGTACTATATAGTTGATTTTGTCTATTTTCACTTTTTTCTATTTACTCCACTGGTATTAAAGATAAGGAAAATAGTTGGGAGTATGTACTCTGGCAAAAAAAAGTAACCACACGATTTCTTAGGGCATGGACAATGGTAGAGAAGACATGCCTTCTCTTATCCCGCCACATCAGCTAGAGAAGACATTAGATATAAGTCatacaatgcattatctcttaCGACCATCTCTAGCAATTAATATTAATAATTAAATTTTGGTAGGAAATGTGTTGCCAAGGGAAGACATATGTGATATATAATGGAGAAAATAGTCTTTCCTTATTTTCTAAGAGATgatcccttagctaagggaagacaacCTTCTCTCTCTTCATTCTCTCTCCTTCAACTAAGCAAAAACCTGACGTAGCATCTCTAAGGGAAGGCTGACATCACCCCATTATATGTGCCCTTAGCCTCCTTATAGAGGAACATCTTTTCATGAAGAAACAACTTACATTTTATTTTAGGTCATTTTTCTCAATcgatggtattgtttttaaataGTCAGCGCACCAATAAGCCCCTTAATGATTTTGTCTAAGGGAGCAAGGGCATGCACAATGAGCATACGTTAGTTTTCTCTTATAGTTGACATGCTAGATTTTTGCTGAGTTAGAGAAAAGAGAATGAATAAGGAGAAGCATTCCTTTTCTTAGCTAAGAGACGATATTTTAGAAAACAAGAAAATGCTTTTCTGATTGTACCACATGTCTTGTCTTAGCAACCCATTTTCCTACTATAAATAAAttaattctcattaattctaaggaATGACAATAAGAGGTGACACGTTGTATGCTTTTTTTGGTCTTCTCTACATGGTATGCCTTCTCTACCATTGTACTCGCTTCATATCACGAAGTTTGTCTAAAATTTGTTAAAATTTGAGTGTATCGACAATCTTGATGGGACATAGAGAGTAGATGGTTTAGGAGGGTTTTTTCTCCATGCCACATGTCAAAGAAAATCTGAAAATAGATACTTTTCTTTAATAAAGCACCTCGTGTATGTTTATCTGAAAAGTAGTGCCAAAATATCAAATTCGCCGTCAAAATCGCACCCATTCCAAACTGCCAAATTCTTCTCCTCTTTTCTGAACCTTTTCCTTGTTCAGTTGCTCTTCCTCCCGAGTCTTGACCTACCAAATCCGGCTGCCCCAGCTGCAGCCTGCAGTGTAGCAGCCCACCGTGCCGTCGCCGTCACCGCCGACGCCCCGACCCGACCCCGCTCCACGCCCCGACCCCCTCCCAACACCCCCGTCTCTCACGCGTGTCGCCGCCATCGCCGTTCCTCGTGGCGACATCACGTTCCTGCTGTCTCCGCCCCGTCCGCAATCTCTGGCAATTGAGTTCTGAGGTATGAGCGTGTTTTCATCCTATGATTAGTTAAACCCCATTAGCATCTTCAATTTCTGGGTGTGCCGCTGCCTGTACACCCGGAACACTTTCTAGATCCGCCCCTTCTTGACCATATGCTTTATTGAGGGGAATCAACCTTCAGACTTGTTAGTGCTGTCAGTTATCACATAATAGGGCAGAGTCATTGTTTTCTTAGTGTTGTATCTAGCGTATTTTCTCTTGGACTATGCTTGAAGTTTTATGCTCTCGGCTGTTATTTCTTACAATCTGCAATAA
This Lolium perenne isolate Kyuss_39 chromosome 1, Kyuss_2.0, whole genome shotgun sequence DNA region includes the following protein-coding sequences:
- the LOC127300108 gene encoding uncharacterized protein translates to MAKPRRSRFSFAGWGGCFGGKARGKVLAEEEYPVKLHIYDLSQGMARQLSTTGLGKPIDAIWHTGVVVYGKEYYFGGGIQQDNPRRTPYGTPVRVEDFGVTHVAKEAFEDFLLEIGPRYTPETYSILNNNCNHFSNEAVKFLVSSTVPAYILDQPKEAMNTPIGALILPMIQGLETTLRAGVAPQPSQFVPAPAAAMQTQPSSDKIQIQSKSVDADKTGDGKKTGDGNEIIPPTAQPTPEAEKQEQPSMNSVKSQSRSISADKTSIAKAMDDDSGIIPPTAQPDPTTAKQTEPTSDSIQIQTTEDESGVIIPPAVQPVAEAATVAQDPLVVAKNQVQEEIKLEFAAIMATGATKAGEAAALAMRRVMERHGLRRTAIVQ